Proteins co-encoded in one Notolabrus celidotus isolate fNotCel1 unplaced genomic scaffold, fNotCel1.pri scaffold_197_arrow_ctg1, whole genome shotgun sequence genomic window:
- the pole3 gene encoding DNA polymerase epsilon subunit 3, translating into MAERPEDLNLPNAVITRIIKEALPDGVNVSKEARRAISQAASVFVLYATSCANNFAMKAKRKTLNAGDVLAAMEEMEFERFLEPLREALEVYKKGQKGKKEVSEQKRKDKEKKTDSENDKSREEEEEEEEERMEEEPEAENEAEEEEEEVEN; encoded by the exons ATGGCGGAGAGACCCGAGGACCTGAACCTGCCCAACGCGGTCATCACCCGGATCATTAAGGAGGCG CTCCCAGATGGGGTGAACGTGTCCAAAGAAGCTCGCCGAGCCATTTCCCAAGCTGCCAGCGTGTTCGTGTTGTACGCCACGTCCTG TGCCAACAACTTCGCCATGAAAGCCAAGAGGAAGACTCTGAATGCAGGAGACGTTCTGGCCGCCATGGAGGAGATGGAGTTTGAGCGATTCCTGGAGCCGCTCAGAGAAGCTCTGGAGG TTTACAAGAAGGGCCAGAAAGGCAAGAAGGAAGTCTCTGAGCAGaagagaaaagacaaagagaagaagaccGACTCTGAGAACGACAAGAGccgagaggaagaggaggaggaggaagaggagcgcaTGGAGGAGGAGCCTGAGGCCGAGAacgaggcggaggaggaggaggaggaggtggagaactGA
- the rpl12 gene encoding 60S ribosomal protein L12 isoform X2 has product MRCTGGEVGATSALAPKIGPLGLSPKKVGDDIAKATGDWKGLRITVKLTIQNRQAAIEVVPSASALIIKALKEPPRDRKKVKNIKHSGTVTFEEIVGIARVMRHRSIARELSGTIKEILGTAQSVGCCVDNRPPHDIIEDIDSGKVECPSE; this is encoded by the exons ATGAGATGCACAGGAGGAGAAGTCGGAGCCACCTCTGCCCTCGCCCCTAAGATCGGACCTCTGGGTTTG tCTCCCAAGAAAGTTGGTGACGACATCGCAAAGGCCACCGGGGACTGGAAGGGTCTGAGGATCACCGTGAAGCTGACCATCCAGAACAGACAGGCAGCG atcgAGGTGGTGCCCTCTGCGTCAGCTCTGATCATCAAAGCTCTGAAGGAGCCTCCTCGTGACAGGAAGAAGGTCAAGAACA TCAAGCACAGCGGGACCGTGACCTTCGAGGAGATCGTGGGCATCGCTCGTGTCATGAGACATCGCTCCATCGCCAGGGAGCTCTCAG GAACCATCAAAGAGATCCTGGGAACCGCCCAGTCTGTCGGCTGCTGCGTGGACAACCGTCCTCCTCACGACATCATCGAAGACATCGACAGCGGCAAAGTGGAGTGTCCGTCTGAGTAA
- the rpl12 gene encoding 60S ribosomal protein L12 isoform X1: MPPKFDPNEIKVVFMRCTGGEVGATSALAPKIGPLGLSPKKVGDDIAKATGDWKGLRITVKLTIQNRQAAIEVVPSASALIIKALKEPPRDRKKVKNIKHSGTVTFEEIVGIARVMRHRSIARELSGTIKEILGTAQSVGCCVDNRPPHDIIEDIDSGKVECPSE; the protein is encoded by the exons ATGCCTCCCAAATTCGACCCCAACGAGATCAAAGTCG TGTTCATGAGATGCACAGGAGGAGAAGTCGGAGCCACCTCTGCCCTCGCCCCTAAGATCGGACCTCTGGGTTTG tCTCCCAAGAAAGTTGGTGACGACATCGCAAAGGCCACCGGGGACTGGAAGGGTCTGAGGATCACCGTGAAGCTGACCATCCAGAACAGACAGGCAGCG atcgAGGTGGTGCCCTCTGCGTCAGCTCTGATCATCAAAGCTCTGAAGGAGCCTCCTCGTGACAGGAAGAAGGTCAAGAACA TCAAGCACAGCGGGACCGTGACCTTCGAGGAGATCGTGGGCATCGCTCGTGTCATGAGACATCGCTCCATCGCCAGGGAGCTCTCAG GAACCATCAAAGAGATCCTGGGAACCGCCCAGTCTGTCGGCTGCTGCGTGGACAACCGTCCTCCTCACGACATCATCGAAGACATCGACAGCGGCAAAGTGGAGTGTCCGTCTGAGTAA